In the Periophthalmus magnuspinnatus isolate fPerMag1 chromosome 4, fPerMag1.2.pri, whole genome shotgun sequence genome, one interval contains:
- the bcl6aa gene encoding BCL6A transcription repressor a isoform X2, giving the protein MQEVSRKALPGLDKMACVADSCIQFTRHASDVLLNLNRMRSRDILTDVTILVSRQQFRAHKNVLMACSGLFYSIFTDSHKCSLSAISLDPKVDPEGFAILLEFMYTSRLSLKESLIMAILNTAVYLQMDHVVDTCHRFIKTSDPAKLPRDEFLVSPLVLPQDVHAFRPHEVVDSLHSRVAPFRDSRPYSSHMFNGVTTPSNYHLYGQFPMPGFPFPLCKLTDAKNAFADLSRSGLHHKHCVPHDSTFRADYSRALGSGIIHPSTYAPREEELRKDSHDMSQSIGLSSRKRAFPLLGLEHPKESSKDHAAAEEELLHQHYPMGISSGRKSLLSSPQSPLKSDCQPNSPTESSSSKNASLSQSTAQSPQNAQDPKARNWKKYKFIVLNQSAKEEEVGLQDAGLSSPQRHALQPYLHQNDSESLEPQNKSSEHSEELPAPQASRLNNIISSALEGSLRSGDTQHFLSRLNCSSCGSQSPRHSEVCPNPTARLTEEMAELHSEYSDSSCENGTFFCNECDSKFAEDEALKQHMLQVHSDKPYKCDRCQAAFRYKGNLASHKTVHTGEKPYRCNICGAQFNRPANLKTHTRIHSGEKPYKCETCGARFVQVAHLRAHVLIHTGEKPYPCEICGTRFRHLQTLKSHLRIHTGEKPYHCEKCNLHFRHKSQLRLHLRQKHGAITNTKIQYRMSTDIPTDLTKSC; this is encoded by the exons ATGCAAGAAGTTTCTAGGAAAGCGCTACCAG GACTAGACAAAATGGCCTGTGTAGCCGACAGCTGCATTCAGTTCACACGCCATGCCAGCGACGTGCTGCTCAACCTGAACCGAATGCGCAGCAGAGACATCCTCACGGATGTTACCATCCTGGTCAGCAGGCAGCAGTTTCGCGCTCACAAGAATGTGCTCATGGCTTGCAG CGGGCTGTTCTACTCCATCTTCACTGACTCACACAAGTGCAGCCTCAGTGCCATCAGCCTGGACCCTAAGGTGGACCCTGAGGGCTTTGCCATCCTGCTGGAGTTCATGTACACGTCTCGCCTCAGTCTCAAGGAGAGTCTGATCATGGCCATCCTGAACACTGCCGTATATCTGCAGATGGACCACGTTGTAGACACCTGCCACAGATTCATTAAGACCAG CGACCCAGCCAAGCTGCCCAGGGACGAGTTTTTGGTGAGCCCTCTGGTGCTGCCTCAGGACGTCCATGCGTTCCGACCTCATGAAGTGGTGGACAGTTTGCACAGCCGCGTGGCTCCGTTCAGGGACAGTAGACCCTATAGCTCTCACATGTTCAATGGGGTCACAACTCCCTCTAACTATCATCTCTACGGCCAGTTCCCTATGCCTGGGTTTCCCTTCCCACTCTGTAAGCTCACTGATGCCAAAAATGCTTTTGCGGACCTTTCAAGGAGCGGACTGCATCACAAGCATTGTGTTCCCCACGACAGCACTTTTAGGGCTGACTACAGCCGAGCGCTGGGCTCCGGGATAATCCACCCCAGCACCTATGCACCGCGAGAGGAGGAGCTACGCAAAGATAGCCATGACATGAGCCAGTCCATTGGTCTAAGCTCCAGGAAACGTGCTTTTCCGCTGCTCGGCCTGGAGCACCCGAAAGAGTCGTCCAAAGATCACGctgcagcagaggaggagctgctcCATCAGCACTACCCCATGGGCATCTCTTCAGGGCGGAAGAGCCTCCTGAGCAGCCCCCAGAGCCCACTCAAATCGGACTGTCAGCCCAACTCTCCCACAGAGTCCAGCAGCAGCAAAAATGCCAGTTTGTCCCAGAGCACTGCGCAGTCCCCACAAAACGCACAGGACCCCAAAGCACGCAACTGGAAGAAGTACAAGTTCATTGTGTTGAATCAAAGTGCCaaggaagaggaggtggggcTTCAGGATGCAGGGCTGAGCTCACCTCAGCGCCATGCTCTGCAGCCGTACCTTCACCAAAATGACTCAGAGAGTTTGGAGCCTCAGAACAAGAGCAGTGAACACAGTGAAGAGCTACCAGCTCCACAAGCCAGCCGCCTCAACAACATCATCAGCAG TGCTCTGGAGGGGTCTCTGAGGAGCGGGGACACGCAGCACTTCCTGTCCCGCCTCAACTGTTCATCGTGTGGGTCACAGTCGCCGCGGCACTCGGAGGTCTGTCCTAATCCCACTGCTCGCCTCACGGAGGAGATGGCTGAGCTGCACTCAGAGTACTCCGACTCCAGCTGTG AAAATGGCACATTCTTCTGTAATGAATGTGACTCAAAGTTTGCCGAAGATGAGGCTCTGAAACAGCATATGCTGCAGGTGCACAGCGACAAACCATACAAGTGTGACCGCTGCCAGGCTGCCTTCCGCTACAAGGGCAACCTCGCCAGTCACAAGACCGTgcacacag GTGAGAAACCATACAGGTGTAATATCTGTGGTGCTCAGTTCAACAGACCAGCCAACCTCAAGACGCACACTCGCATTCACTCAGGCGAGAAACCCTACAAATGCGAGACATGTGGAGCGCGCTTTGTACAG GTGGCTCATCTTCGGGCCCATGTCCTGATCCACACTGGAGAGAAGCCGTACCCTTGTGAAATCTGCGGGACTCGTTTCCGACACCTCCAGACACTCAAGAGCCATCTGCGCATCCACACCGGAGAGAAGCCCTACCAT TGTGAGAAATGTAACCTGCATTTCCGCCACAAGAGTCAGCTGCGTCTGCATTTGCGACAGAAACACGGAGCCATCACCAACACAAAGATCCAGTACAGGATGTCCACAGACATACCCACGGATCTGACTAAATCGTGTTGA
- the bcl6aa gene encoding BCL6A transcription repressor a isoform X1, which produces MPHSFQQKKGQQMLLVPGVRKGESVLWNHHKQSFQGLDKMACVADSCIQFTRHASDVLLNLNRMRSRDILTDVTILVSRQQFRAHKNVLMACSGLFYSIFTDSHKCSLSAISLDPKVDPEGFAILLEFMYTSRLSLKESLIMAILNTAVYLQMDHVVDTCHRFIKTSDPAKLPRDEFLVSPLVLPQDVHAFRPHEVVDSLHSRVAPFRDSRPYSSHMFNGVTTPSNYHLYGQFPMPGFPFPLCKLTDAKNAFADLSRSGLHHKHCVPHDSTFRADYSRALGSGIIHPSTYAPREEELRKDSHDMSQSIGLSSRKRAFPLLGLEHPKESSKDHAAAEEELLHQHYPMGISSGRKSLLSSPQSPLKSDCQPNSPTESSSSKNASLSQSTAQSPQNAQDPKARNWKKYKFIVLNQSAKEEEVGLQDAGLSSPQRHALQPYLHQNDSESLEPQNKSSEHSEELPAPQASRLNNIISSALEGSLRSGDTQHFLSRLNCSSCGSQSPRHSEVCPNPTARLTEEMAELHSEYSDSSCENGTFFCNECDSKFAEDEALKQHMLQVHSDKPYKCDRCQAAFRYKGNLASHKTVHTGEKPYRCNICGAQFNRPANLKTHTRIHSGEKPYKCETCGARFVQVAHLRAHVLIHTGEKPYPCEICGTRFRHLQTLKSHLRIHTGEKPYHCEKCNLHFRHKSQLRLHLRQKHGAITNTKIQYRMSTDIPTDLTKSC; this is translated from the exons ATGCCTCACTCCTTTCAGCAGAAAAAAG GTCAACAGATGCTGCTTGTTCCGGGAGTGAGAAAAGGGGAATCCGTTCTCTGGAATCACCACAAGCAGAGTTTCCAAG GACTAGACAAAATGGCCTGTGTAGCCGACAGCTGCATTCAGTTCACACGCCATGCCAGCGACGTGCTGCTCAACCTGAACCGAATGCGCAGCAGAGACATCCTCACGGATGTTACCATCCTGGTCAGCAGGCAGCAGTTTCGCGCTCACAAGAATGTGCTCATGGCTTGCAG CGGGCTGTTCTACTCCATCTTCACTGACTCACACAAGTGCAGCCTCAGTGCCATCAGCCTGGACCCTAAGGTGGACCCTGAGGGCTTTGCCATCCTGCTGGAGTTCATGTACACGTCTCGCCTCAGTCTCAAGGAGAGTCTGATCATGGCCATCCTGAACACTGCCGTATATCTGCAGATGGACCACGTTGTAGACACCTGCCACAGATTCATTAAGACCAG CGACCCAGCCAAGCTGCCCAGGGACGAGTTTTTGGTGAGCCCTCTGGTGCTGCCTCAGGACGTCCATGCGTTCCGACCTCATGAAGTGGTGGACAGTTTGCACAGCCGCGTGGCTCCGTTCAGGGACAGTAGACCCTATAGCTCTCACATGTTCAATGGGGTCACAACTCCCTCTAACTATCATCTCTACGGCCAGTTCCCTATGCCTGGGTTTCCCTTCCCACTCTGTAAGCTCACTGATGCCAAAAATGCTTTTGCGGACCTTTCAAGGAGCGGACTGCATCACAAGCATTGTGTTCCCCACGACAGCACTTTTAGGGCTGACTACAGCCGAGCGCTGGGCTCCGGGATAATCCACCCCAGCACCTATGCACCGCGAGAGGAGGAGCTACGCAAAGATAGCCATGACATGAGCCAGTCCATTGGTCTAAGCTCCAGGAAACGTGCTTTTCCGCTGCTCGGCCTGGAGCACCCGAAAGAGTCGTCCAAAGATCACGctgcagcagaggaggagctgctcCATCAGCACTACCCCATGGGCATCTCTTCAGGGCGGAAGAGCCTCCTGAGCAGCCCCCAGAGCCCACTCAAATCGGACTGTCAGCCCAACTCTCCCACAGAGTCCAGCAGCAGCAAAAATGCCAGTTTGTCCCAGAGCACTGCGCAGTCCCCACAAAACGCACAGGACCCCAAAGCACGCAACTGGAAGAAGTACAAGTTCATTGTGTTGAATCAAAGTGCCaaggaagaggaggtggggcTTCAGGATGCAGGGCTGAGCTCACCTCAGCGCCATGCTCTGCAGCCGTACCTTCACCAAAATGACTCAGAGAGTTTGGAGCCTCAGAACAAGAGCAGTGAACACAGTGAAGAGCTACCAGCTCCACAAGCCAGCCGCCTCAACAACATCATCAGCAG TGCTCTGGAGGGGTCTCTGAGGAGCGGGGACACGCAGCACTTCCTGTCCCGCCTCAACTGTTCATCGTGTGGGTCACAGTCGCCGCGGCACTCGGAGGTCTGTCCTAATCCCACTGCTCGCCTCACGGAGGAGATGGCTGAGCTGCACTCAGAGTACTCCGACTCCAGCTGTG AAAATGGCACATTCTTCTGTAATGAATGTGACTCAAAGTTTGCCGAAGATGAGGCTCTGAAACAGCATATGCTGCAGGTGCACAGCGACAAACCATACAAGTGTGACCGCTGCCAGGCTGCCTTCCGCTACAAGGGCAACCTCGCCAGTCACAAGACCGTgcacacag GTGAGAAACCATACAGGTGTAATATCTGTGGTGCTCAGTTCAACAGACCAGCCAACCTCAAGACGCACACTCGCATTCACTCAGGCGAGAAACCCTACAAATGCGAGACATGTGGAGCGCGCTTTGTACAG GTGGCTCATCTTCGGGCCCATGTCCTGATCCACACTGGAGAGAAGCCGTACCCTTGTGAAATCTGCGGGACTCGTTTCCGACACCTCCAGACACTCAAGAGCCATCTGCGCATCCACACCGGAGAGAAGCCCTACCAT TGTGAGAAATGTAACCTGCATTTCCGCCACAAGAGTCAGCTGCGTCTGCATTTGCGACAGAAACACGGAGCCATCACCAACACAAAGATCCAGTACAGGATGTCCACAGACATACCCACGGATCTGACTAAATCGTGTTGA